AAACTGTGATTCCCCATGGACCATTAAAGGAGAACATTGTTACCAAGCCGCCTCGTCTcaaagatatatttgaaaaaaggatCAAAAGGTTGAAAAATGGGCCAGTAGTAATGAACAAAGGAACTAGCATTATAGAAACCATCATATTATTGCCAAAACAGgttattaaaaataccaaaatacttttagtaatactttttttaaaggttaCTCCTTTTACAAACATCGtattagtaaagaaaattataaaatttcagatatttaactattacttttgtattattatttcaagataatagttttttgctaaataaaaattataatatcataaaaaatgttcTATAGCATACATATAATCTCGTTTTAAGGTCAGtgcatgaatatatttttcttttgtcataaaACGTTTTAACTTCGTTATATTGTAACtatgcatatttaatatattgccaAAACAAAcatacacaataataatataatataatatagtaagGTTAATAAACTTTcatgaaaatagaaaaactaacttttatattttaaataaatgaattgcaaTTGACTCCAAGAAATCTGATAACTTATTTTCACttaataataaagggaaaaaagattgtgaagaataaagaattttttaattaatattttgctttcaagaaatttatgtttgattaatttcttaattaattaattttaaaacccttatttttaactaatgtttttaataagaaattatttattaaaaacattattaattaaatattttgttattcaattttttttcatcagttcTTTCACCTTTTCCCACCATTTTTTATTTGCTCTTCTAAACGGTTAAAAACATAATATGCAAACAATTCATGCATAACTGAATCATTTTTCTATACTGCATCAAAGTTTTATTCcgttaagtattaaaattttcccaatatttaaatcaattctgAAACCAATATTTGTAAcgttaaatgttttcttttcttttttttccccaacatttatttttttaaagagcggatgtcattttttttatacttcatttccttcattttttattcaacaatcttctttgtatataattttttgttttctgaatATAGTAACTAAGTACTAGCGATTATTTGCTTACAAAATGTATATCTGCCATGTCATTGGAATTTTGATTTAGATAAATGTGCAAGATAAATTCTCCTTTTTTACACGCGTGAGTACACTATTCTACTATTTAGAATCCACAAAAGACAGTAACCCCTGCATGTATTTATGCACTGAAAgaaaagaatgtatttattttgggGTAAATCGCTTCACTAATTCCAAATAACCCAAAGTTGCAATGCATGAAAAAACACTGCAACACGTGTATCATAGAAACAATATCAAGATTCTACAGGATTTACCATTCAAGAATTCACAATTCGTATCTAATTTACTAAATTACAACTTTGGAATCATTTTCGCAGTTAGGATCAACGTTGAGTTCGATTATGATTTAAGTACAAAAAAGTCATAAAGGAAATATCACGTTTTTCAAATACCTTTCTTTActggtaaaaataataaataaaaatttatttttgtcacctttttattttgaaatttaatatctttcgtatcataattattcatttcagattTTCTAGAAAAATGGCTTTGTAAAAAACAActcagaaattgttaaaaaattataaaaccgaattcttttttttgatattggtatataaatttttttaaataatattatataaataacatttttaataacaatgtataaataataatatttcatataaatcaatttataaataacaatttttcccATGTACTTTGAATGGGCAAGACAAGGTGAGAAAATGTTATctgtaacatttataataatgtaatgaagattcattttttaaagatatcattcagcatttgtatttatttctcagTCAATTctgaatttcgttaaaaattataGAGAATTTCTTTGTATTCTTATTAGTGTTTTAATACTGTTTTCTAGTATTATTCTATGAATATCAACTGTAATAATGTTTTCTTCTTGCAAACAAATATGACATTCAGAATAATTTTgtgcattcaataatttttttaaattctaactttGTTAGAAGCTTTTCTTAAACATTCTAAATATTGgaagaaagtataataaaaacgATATCAATCGTTAATTAAACGTTTTATCGTTAATCAATCAATTAACGATAAAACGATATCAATCAATAATATCAACAACGATATTCTTATAAAGTTGTGTTGTAGGTAGCATAGTAATAGCTTTGTTAACAGCATAATGACTGAAATATTGTCTGCTTTTCCTCTTACTCgactgaattttacatttttcaaattttgtattttgtacagagatatcaatatcaatttaagaattttattgaatttgtagaggctgatatttttaaataccttcATCATTTTATAATGAGTTTGATCCAAAGTAGACATTTATATCAAAGAACTCATATTAGTCAAATAATATCAATAACATAATTTGcaagtaaatataatataactattatataaaaagGGGTTTCTAACAATTtcccttgataaaaaaaattaattaatcttaaatatttgtcttttttacatttctaaaaattggttaatttaaaaaatagaaaaggaaatctACTCACCGTTAATATAATTTTCACCTCTGATATGCAGCggattttttcttaataaaattcgaTTCTCCTCTACGACTTGAAGTTGTTCCTGGCATACCGTTGTCATTTAAGTCCAATCCACTGACCAACTGAGCTAGCTCTCTCTCTTTTCTGTCTTCATCCCTCGACCTTTCTGGACCCTCTCCATCCTTATTCAAAGAGTCAGTGTTAGAATAAAACTGAAGACTGGCCAAGCTATTCGATCTTGAACGGTGTTCCTGCCTTATAGAATAAGAGAAAGCTCTTTCGTTGAGATgtcctttctttttatatatcccTGTATTGAAAGGAGACCCATCCTGATCTTCTGAAGATCCCTTGTCATTGCCTTCAGGAGCATCTACAATAAAAGAAGGTTTTTCTGGGGGTGCTGGTGCATGGAATGTTTGAGGTTGGTAGTAATGTTGTTGCTGTAATGCTTGGTAAGAGCGTCCACGAACTAGACCCTCCCGAAACGGCATGTTTCTTGGAGCTGTTCcgtattgcataaaatattgttcataagGAAATGCTCCAGGCTGGTACGTTGAAACCGGACTAAGGGGACGACTACTTGAAATGTAAATTGGTTCCTCATGTCCTGGTATGGGAAGACGGCCGTTTTTAGGCATTCTACGCTCTGTATAATATCCGGAATTGCGATATGGTAATTGAGGAGGTGGTTGAGGCATAGATCCATAGTGGCCCATCACTGAAACGGGTCTCATACCATTCATCACTCTACTCGAACCATTCATAAGGATTTGTTgttctttctgtttctttttacttttgGATTTCGAAGGCTTTGAAGGCTTGTTACTTTTATGTTCCTTTCCATTGAAAAGACTTGGGGATGGGGGTGGAGGTGGTCTTGGAATGCCTCCTGCCATCTGTCTGATTTTAGCTTGAGCGGACCTCATTGTTCCTGTTGCTGATTTTAAACTTCGCATTGTACCCGTAGCATCTACATATAGCATTTCTCTCTCTGTAGGAGCAATTCCAGTCCAAATCTT
Above is a genomic segment from Argiope bruennichi chromosome 1, qqArgBrue1.1, whole genome shotgun sequence containing:
- the LOC129973276 gene encoding uncharacterized protein LOC129973276, producing the protein MTTPICRCRVLYLGSAVPHITKDGLQGIQEPLRDLYPEQGSFSAKGIDSWLSVWSNGILMENVDESMRQVTRFFNIETLHYCAAIRYVVVPGNNGERVEKFLPLDSPFARYADPSHPPLFACILRRTTGIKVLECHAFICKKEAAANALVRCCFHSYADMMQAKQLDENPYYMENRRSQSLSGLNTLEKVEVWRSKGEGSALTTASNGTHKGGTNGIKPNPPPRNNVTSSQDDDNYKIWTGIAPTEREMLYVDATGTMRSLKSATGTMRSAQAKIRQMAGGIPRPPPPPSPSLFNGKEHKSNKPSKPSKSKSKKKQKEQQILMNGSSRVMNGMRPVSVMGHYGSMPQPPPQLPYRNSGYYTERRMPKNGRLPIPGHEEPIYISSSRPLSPVSTYQPGAFPYEQYFMQYGTAPRNMPFREGLVRGRSYQALQQQHYYQPQTFHAPAPPEKPSFIVDAPEGNDKGSSEDQDGSPFNTGIYKKKGHLNERAFSYSIRQEHRSRSNSLASLQFYSNTDSLNKDGEGPERSRDEDRKERELAQLVSGLDLNDNGMPGTTSSRRGESNFIKKKSAAYQR